Proteins encoded together in one Chthonomonadales bacterium window:
- a CDS encoding beta-propeller fold lactonase family protein, which produces MYVKRRALGRFVAAAAAVSIIAIGAVVVASQATYRTLGGQPSGAYLVSTNQMITPVGRVERLEGARPKDIALSPDGRTLAVLATARVALFGADGEPRGQVAMGGGPLGVAWSPAGDTLYVSGGNGRVSLLSDRDGAWKSVGTLAVEPAGARPPRGQPANPQPTGIAVAPDGKRIYVALSVRNAVAELDVAGLAVTRTFPVGVCPYRILLSPDGRTLYVANRGGAVPPAEADGTELSAGTPVRVDRRTDAALRGSLSVVDLATGAATDVPVGRQPSGLALSRDGRTLYVANSDGDDLSLVDTASLRETGRLTLRPPRDPGFGQMPTAVALSADGRRLWVACGGANAVAAVDLAPGPRVTGWFAAGWYPVAVAAGGDGRLYVASTKGIGARPAGRTGGLGVHDSVGTVQFVAPGDVADIAAQTRRVAANNRWRPTLQARRGRKPVPVPERVGEPSVFRHVVYIIKENHTYDSTLGDMPEGNGDASLTLFGEQVTPNHHALAREFVLLDNTYTSGTNSADGHQWTSSSVANGYMEQNYSANVRSYPYNGGDPLAYSPAGFLWNAAAAEGVSVRVYGEFVNRPRIVGPDPGRRPTWKELWDDYRSGAGRYQITADTDNVALRPFLHPRFIGFPSIVSDQWRADQFLADLDAFEKSGTMPSLCILLLPNNHTSGTSPGMPTPRAAVADNDLAMGRIVDRISHSRFWRETLILIIEDDSQLGLDHVDGHRTLAFCVSPYTRRGAVVHEPYNHTSLVRTMGLVLGLPPMNRFDRTGQPMTACFTTRPDWRPFVHRPARVRLDELNPPTRALKGERRRLAAASLRQDWSDVDRVNPTVVARAVWSACRPAEPFPWRKFDPPAEPDGDD; this is translated from the coding sequence ATGTATGTCAAACGCAGAGCGCTCGGACGGTTCGTCGCCGCAGCGGCCGCCGTCTCCATCATCGCCATCGGGGCCGTCGTCGTGGCTTCGCAGGCCACCTACCGCACGCTCGGCGGGCAGCCCTCTGGGGCCTACCTGGTCTCGACCAACCAGATGATCACGCCGGTCGGCAGGGTCGAGCGGCTCGAGGGCGCGCGCCCCAAGGACATCGCGCTCTCCCCCGATGGCCGGACGCTGGCCGTCCTCGCCACCGCCCGCGTCGCGCTCTTCGGAGCGGACGGCGAGCCGCGCGGGCAGGTCGCCATGGGCGGCGGCCCGCTCGGCGTGGCGTGGAGCCCTGCCGGCGACACGCTCTATGTCTCCGGCGGCAACGGCCGCGTGAGCCTCCTGTCGGATCGCGACGGCGCCTGGAAGTCCGTCGGCACGCTGGCCGTCGAGCCCGCCGGGGCGCGACCGCCGCGCGGGCAGCCCGCCAACCCTCAGCCCACGGGCATCGCCGTGGCGCCTGACGGCAAGCGGATCTACGTGGCGCTCAGCGTGCGCAACGCCGTTGCCGAGCTGGACGTTGCCGGCCTTGCCGTCACCCGCACGTTCCCGGTGGGCGTTTGCCCCTACCGCATCCTGCTCTCGCCCGACGGCCGTACCCTCTACGTCGCCAACCGCGGAGGGGCCGTGCCCCCCGCCGAGGCCGACGGCACGGAGCTCTCCGCCGGAACGCCGGTGCGCGTCGACCGCCGCACCGACGCGGCGCTCCGCGGCAGCCTGAGCGTCGTCGACCTCGCAACCGGCGCGGCGACCGACGTGCCGGTCGGCCGGCAGCCCTCCGGCCTGGCGCTATCGCGGGACGGCCGCACCCTCTACGTCGCAAACTCCGATGGCGACGACCTCTCGCTGGTCGACACGGCGTCGCTGCGGGAAACCGGGCGCCTGACGCTGCGGCCGCCGCGTGACCCGGGCTTCGGCCAGATGCCCACCGCCGTCGCGCTCTCGGCCGACGGCCGGCGGCTCTGGGTGGCGTGCGGCGGAGCGAACGCCGTGGCCGCCGTTGACCTTGCCCCCGGACCGCGCGTGACGGGCTGGTTTGCGGCCGGGTGGTACCCCGTCGCCGTGGCCGCCGGCGGCGACGGACGGCTGTACGTGGCGAGCACGAAGGGCATCGGCGCCCGTCCAGCCGGCCGCACGGGCGGCCTGGGCGTTCATGACAGCGTGGGCACCGTGCAGTTCGTGGCGCCGGGCGACGTCGCCGACATCGCCGCCCAGACGCGGCGGGTGGCCGCCAACAACCGCTGGCGCCCCACGCTCCAGGCGCGGCGCGGGCGAAAGCCCGTGCCGGTGCCCGAGCGCGTGGGCGAGCCCAGCGTGTTCCGCCACGTGGTCTACATCATCAAGGAGAACCACACCTACGACAGCACGCTCGGCGACATGCCCGAGGGCAACGGCGACGCGTCGCTCACGCTGTTCGGTGAGCAGGTCACGCCCAACCACCACGCCCTCGCCCGCGAGTTCGTGCTCCTGGACAACACCTACACGAGCGGCACCAACTCGGCCGACGGGCACCAGTGGACCTCCTCGTCCGTCGCCAACGGCTACATGGAGCAGAACTACAGCGCCAATGTCCGCAGCTACCCCTACAACGGCGGCGACCCATTGGCCTACTCGCCCGCCGGCTTCCTCTGGAATGCGGCTGCGGCCGAGGGGGTGAGCGTGCGGGTCTACGGCGAGTTCGTGAACCGGCCACGCATCGTCGGTCCCGATCCTGGCCGACGGCCCACGTGGAAGGAGTTGTGGGACGACTACCGCTCCGGGGCCGGCCGCTACCAGATCACCGCCGACACCGACAACGTGGCGCTTCGGCCGTTCCTGCACCCGCGCTTCATCGGGTTCCCCTCCATCGTGAGCGACCAGTGGCGCGCCGACCAGTTCCTGGCCGACCTGGACGCCTTCGAGAAGAGCGGCACGATGCCATCGCTATGCATCCTGCTGCTGCCGAACAACCACACGTCCGGCACCTCGCCGGGCATGCCCACGCCGCGCGCCGCCGTGGCCGACAACGACCTGGCGATGGGCCGCATCGTGGACCGGATCTCCCACTCGCGATTCTGGCGCGAGACCCTGATCCTCATCATCGAGGACGACTCGCAACTCGGCCTCGACCACGTGGACGGCCACCGCACGCTGGCCTTCTGCGTCTCGCCCTACACGCGGCGTGGCGCGGTGGTGCACGAACCCTACAACCACACGTCCCTCGTTCGCACGATGGGGCTCGTGCTCGGCCTTCCGCCGATGAACCGCTTCGACCGCACGGGCCAGCCGATGACCGCGTGCTTCACGACCCGCCCGGACTGGCGGCCTTTCGTCCATCGGCCCGCTCGCGTGCGCCTGGACGAGCTCAACCCGCCGACCCGCGCGCTGAAGGGCGAGCGGCGGCGGCTGGCGGCCGCCTCGCTGCGGCAGGACTGGTCGGACGTGGACCGCGTGAACCCGACGGTCGTGGCGCGCGCCGTCTGGTCGGCCTGTCGGCCCGCGGAGCCGTTTCCATGGCGCAAGTTCGACCCACCCGCCGAGCCCGACGGCGACGACTGA
- the deoC gene encoding deoxyribose-phosphate aldolase: protein MVDYTFEQIAAMIDHSLLAPTLTDEQMEEGCRQARALGVASVCIKPYGLRRCADILAGSGVRPSTTVGFPHGGHATATKVAETCLALADGAAEVDMVINVGKALSGDWGYVRADIAAVVEAAHAGGGLVKVIFENCLLEDAHKVRLCQMCGELGADWVKTSTGYGGGGATVEDVALMRRHAPPHVQVKAAGGVRTLAALLAVRKVGATRVGATATAAILHECRLRPAAGREPSP, encoded by the coding sequence ATGGTGGACTACACGTTCGAGCAGATCGCGGCGATGATCGACCACTCGCTGCTGGCCCCGACGCTGACCGACGAACAGATGGAGGAGGGGTGCCGGCAGGCCCGCGCCCTCGGGGTGGCGAGCGTGTGCATCAAGCCCTACGGGCTGCGGCGCTGCGCCGACATCCTGGCGGGCAGCGGCGTCCGGCCGAGCACGACGGTCGGCTTCCCCCACGGCGGGCACGCGACGGCGACCAAGGTGGCGGAGACGTGCCTGGCGCTGGCGGACGGCGCGGCCGAGGTGGACATGGTGATCAACGTCGGCAAGGCGCTCAGCGGCGACTGGGGCTACGTACGCGCGGACATCGCCGCCGTGGTCGAGGCCGCGCACGCGGGCGGCGGCCTGGTCAAAGTGATCTTCGAGAACTGTCTGCTGGAGGACGCGCACAAGGTCCGGCTGTGCCAGATGTGCGGCGAGCTGGGGGCCGACTGGGTGAAGACCTCCACTGGCTACGGCGGCGGGGGCGCCACGGTGGAGGACGTCGCGCTGATGCGCCGCCACGCGCCACCGCACGTGCAGGTGAAGGCGGCGGGCGGCGTGCGCACCCTGGCCGCTCTACTGGCCGTGCGCAAGGTCGGAGCCACGCGCGTCGGCGCCACCGCTACGGCGGCGATCCTGCATGAGTGCCGCCTGCGCCCGGCCGCGGGGAGGGAGCCGTCGCCATGA